The DNA region TCGAAATTCAAAATTAGGCTCAGAAACACAAAGTAGTATAGAAGATTCAAATGCTGATAAACCAGCAGATAATAAATCATCGAATAAATATGATAATTTAAATTTAGATAATAGTATATTAAGTGCTATAAGAGAACATAAAGATGATGGCTTAAAAATAAAATTGGTACATGTTAAATTTAATGCTGAAAGCCCAATGAGAACTGTTGGAGGGGTTCAGGTATTTGTTGCTCTTAAAGATAAAGGTGATATTGTTACAAGTGTACCTCCATTGCAGGATTTGGAAGGAGATGAGTTTTATCAAGATGTAATATATCTATTAGCTACTCCGGAAGAGGATGAAGATATAATTAATGATATAACTTTTCCAGAAACAACTGATGAAATAAAAATAGAAGAATTTGTATTAGAAGATTATGAGAAAATAGCAGCAAGTAAAAAATCAAAAGAAGTTTCTTTAGCAAAAGATGAAAAAAATATTAACAAAGATAAAAAAGTTGATAGGCAAAGTTCTTATTTGAGAGTAGAAAGCGATAGAATAGATGCTATGATGAATCAGGTAGGGGAATTGGTTACAAATAAAAGTTCATATATACAGTATGATGATGATTTATCTTCATACAGTAAATTAATCTCTAATTCAATAAACGATATAAAAAAATATTATAGAGATACTATAGTGCAGATTCTTAGAAAGTTTGAAGATTATGCGCAAAAAAAAGAAATTAAAGATTTAAGAGCCAATTATATTAATAGTTTTAATAATAAATTAAGTGAGATATCAAAGATAGAAGATGATTTCAAATATACTTTAGATAGATATAGGAGTTCCTACCAGCTTCTTACAAGGGTAACAAATGAATTGCAAGAAACTGTAATGAAAATAAGAATGGTTCCTATAGCACAAACATTTAATAGATTTCCTCGTTTAATACGTGATTTATCAAGAGATTTAGGTAAAGAAATCAAGTTAGAAATGTATGGAGAAGATACTGAGCTTGACAAATCTGTAATAGAGACTTTAGTTGATCCATTGGTGCATATTATAAGAAATGCTGTAGACCATGGTATAGAAATGCCTGAAGATAGGGTAAATGCAGGAAAACCTAGAGTGGGTAGTGTAATTTTGCAAGCTTCTCATGAAGGTAACCTCATTATTATAAAAATATCAGATGATGGTAAAGGGATGCAGCCTCATAAGATATTTGAGAGCGCTGTTAAAAAAGGACTTGTATCTGCTGATGCTAAATTAACAGAACAGCAAATGCTTGAATATATATTTGCACCAGGTTTTTCTACCGCTTCCAAAATTACAAATGTTTCTGGAAGAGGGGTAGGTATGGATGTTGTTAAAAAAAGCTTAGAGAAGATTAATGGTACTGTAGGTATTGATACGGAATATGGTAAGGGTTCTACTTTCTCTCTAAGAATACCTCTAACAGTTGCTATTATTCAGGCTTTAATAGTTGATGCAGAAAAAGAATATTATGCTGTTCCTATTAACAGTATATTAGAAACTATAAAAATAGACCCTGCAGAAATACAAGAATTAGAGGGTACTGAAGTTATTAAGGTAAGAGATGAGGTTGTTAATATACTTAGCATAAAAGAGTTATTTAAACTTCCTTCAAGATATACTGATATAAAATCATATTACGCTGTTATTATATCTTCTGAAGATAAAAAAGTGGCATTGCTTGTAAATAACCTTATGGGTGAGCAGGATATTGTTATTAAAACTCTTAAAGATGCCGTAACAAAATCTGAAGGTATAGCTGGAGCCACTATTTTGGGTGATGGAACAGTTAGCTTTATACTTGATATTCAAACTATAGTAGGACTTGGTACTAAGAGAATTATAGAAAGAGGAAAAATAAATACTAAAAATACTTCTAAAAATGAACTAAGAAGCTTTATTAGTAAGTTGAAAAATAATGAAATACCAGAGGCTAATGAATTAAATAACTAATAGTTTTTTATTAATAAAAGCCTTCACTTTTAGCATCTTTACTCATAAGCTCTTTTATAGTGTCTTGTATGTTTGCATTATTAAAAAGTATGTTATAAATGGCTTCTGTTATCGGCATATATATATTATTATTTTTAGCGTATTCATAAGCTGCTGTTGTGGCATATACACCTTCTGCTACTTGACCATGAGAGTTAGCTATAACATCTTGATATTTTTTTCCATTTGCAAGTTCCCTGCCAAGCCTATTATTTCTGCTTAATCCGCTAGAGCAAGTTACTATCAAATCTCCTATTCCAGCGAGACCATACATAGTATCTATTCTTGCGCCTTTACTTAAAGCAAATCTTACTATTTCATGGAGTCCTCTTGTAATGAGTGCCGCTTTAGTGTTATCGCCTAAATGAAGTCCATCAACAATACCGCCTGCTATAGCTATAATATTTTTTAAAGCTCCTCCTATCTCTACACCTTTTTGATCTGTGGAATTATATATTCTAAATTTGGGAGGTACAGTTAAAGTATCTCTTACATATTCTGAAACACCTTTTTCGCCGCCAATTACAACAGCAGTAGGTACTCCCTTAGCAACTTCTTCTGCATGCGAAGGTCCAGAAAGTGTGAGAATATTTACATCTCCAGATATTATGCTCCTCGCAACTTCACTCATAGTTTTGCCGCTATTTCTATCTAATCCTTTTGTTGCAGATATTATTATTTGATCATTGCTTATATATGGTTCTATATTTTCACAGGTATTATAGAATGCAAAAGATGGAGTTACAATAATAACTATTTTAGCATCATTGATAACTTCATCGAGTTCCATGCTGAATTCTATTTCTTTATTTAATTCTATATTATTTAAATAATTATCATTTTTATGGAATTTATTAAGATTATTATAGCTCTCTTCACTATGTACCCATACTTTAATATGATGTTTTTCAGAAAAAATATTAGCTAAAGCAAGTCCCCAACCGCCGGCACCTATAATTGCAACATTTTCCATCGAGTATAAACCTTTCTTTATATTTATTGAGAAATATTATATAAAAGTTATAATTTTTATTGTGCAGTACATACTACATCATTTATTTTTAGATATGGTGATATATTTCTTGAGAAAGATACATTAACTTGAGTTTCGCTCAATATTTCTACAACACCTGCTACAGTACCGCTTTGAAATGCATAAGAGTTAGCATCTTGATTAGCTGTTGGATATATATGTTCTATATTTCCATTGAATTTAACTTCTTCACCTATAACATCTACGCCAGGAGCTGCAGCTTCTTCTCCAAATTTTAAAGATATTGAACTAGTAGAGCCATCTGTTTCCAAAAAGACCCAAAGGTATGCTTGACCTAATACAGGACCTGAGCTTTTTAGTCCATTAGCTGTAGTAATTAATTGGGTTTTTTCTGATTGTTCTATAGGACCTGTATTTGCCTTACAAGATATGAAAAATATTATTATTGATAAACAAATAGTTATAAAACTTATTACTTTTTTCATGATAGTGCTATCTCCTATTCATAAATAAGTATAATAAATTTATTTAATTTAGTCAATACAATATATCTTTTATTTAACAGGTATTTCACATACGGCTTCCATCACTTTTATATATGGAGCCACATTTTGTGTGAAGCTAATTTGCGCCCTTTTTGAATCCAATATCTCTAAACTTCCTGTAATTGTTCCTGTTTGAAAAGCATAAGTAGTATTATTTTTTCCATCTGTAGGAGATGTGTCTTGTATATTTGCATCATAAGTGATTGTTTCTCCGCCAGTAGCGCTGCTTTCACTGGTAGAATTCCCAAATCTAATTGAAACACTACTCTCTGCTTCTCCTGGTGTTATTTTTATCCAAAGGTATATTTCACCTAACACAGGACCAACACTTTTTAAAGCATCTGTTGGTGTACCTTCTACTACTATTGGACCTGTATTCGCTTTACAAGACATCAAAAATATTATAAGTAAATTTATCAATAATATAGTTTTTTTCATAAAAAACTCCAAACTCATATATCTATTTAATTATCGACATATATACTTTAATTTTTAGCAGTAGTAACATATTTATTGCATGCTACATTTTGAATATTTAAATATGGCTGAAAAAGTGTAGCAAAAGATATGTTTATTACATTTTGGTTTATTATGCTAAACTTTCCAACTACTTCATTATTATTAAAAGCATAATGCGGAAATTCTCCATCAATAGCAGAGTTACTTATATCAAACCTATCTTTATCTTCAGATGGAAATGAACTGCCTCCTATCCACATATAAATACTTATGCCATTATCATTTGTTATTAAAACATTTAATTTTTCATTTGCTGCGTTTATACTTACATCATTTTTGCTAATGTATAGACCATAATATTTCGAATTGGTAAGAAGGTCATTTTCGGCATTATATGGAGTTTGAAATAGAGGGCTCTGACAACTCATAAAAAAAGAAATTACTAGCAATATAAAAGAAATAGAAATTGCTATTTTAATATATTTTATTCCCTCCATTTATTTAATAATCCTTAAAGTATTATGGAGCAGTACAAATTACATCTCTTACACTAAGGTATGGAGGTGTATTTCTTACAAAACTTATTTTTATTTGATTTGCAGATAGTACACTAAAATTACCAGACATTACACCAGTTTGAAAACTATAATTACTGCTTCCTGTTTCTTGATATAATTTATCTATAGTTTCTGGGTTCATTGTTATTGCACCGCCAGTATCTATTATTCCTATAGTTATTTGGTTTGCTGTAGTTACTACTTGTAGTTTATAATTTTGACCTAAAATAGGGTCTATACTTGTATAAGTATTGGGATTTTCTATTGTTGTTGCTGTTGTATCAAATTTTTTACACCCAACGAATATTATTAATACCATCAAAATTGCAAATAAAAATATTTTCTTATTCATAAGCGAAACTCCATTAAACTCATATATATATTATAAGAAATTTATAACATATAGTCAAATCATTACTTATATTATCGGATAAATAATAATAAAAATAAATCCATATCTTAATTTTTATATTATATTAAAATGTTTTAGAGCATTAAATATTCCATCATTATCAACATCATCTGTAATATAATCTGCTATTTTTTTTACACCTTCATTGGCATTGCCCATAGCAACTCCTATAGCAGCATGCTCAATCATAGTTATATCATTACCTCCATCACCAAAAGCAATAGTATCTTCTAATTTAATACCATAATACTCTATAATCTTATCAATTCCTATATGTTTTCCTCCGCCTTTGGTATTAACATCTGTAAAAGCTGGATGCCATCTGCTTGATTCGCAATTTTTAAATATTTTGCTCATTAACTCTTTTTCTTTATTTTCATCTACAAATAAATTTATCTGCAAAATATCATCTATATTCTTTTCTAAAAACTCATAATAATTATCTACTGCCGGTATTGGAAGATTTATAGATTTTGAAACCTCTTCAACTTCTTTCGTAACATAATTAATAAATATACCGCTATTCATCATAATAGAGCATGGAAATAATTCTTTGTTTTTTAAATAATCTATTAGAGAATATATTTCTTCTCTTGCTATAGAATGCCTATATATAGATTTATCTCCTATATAACAATCAAAACCATTAGCCGTAATATAACCATCAAAAACTAAATCATCTATATTGTTTATATGTTTTTTTATTCTTCCTGTAGCTATAAAAACTTTAATTCCTTTTTCTTTTAAAAGTCTTATAGCTTCTTTTGAAGAATCTGAAACTTTATGAGTATTAAAACTTACCAAAGTTCCGTCTATATCAAAAAATGCTGCTTTTATCATATATGTATCCTTAAATAAATGTTATATTATATTAAAATGTTTTAGGGCATTATATACCCCTTCATTATCAACATCATCTGTAATATAATTAGCTATCTTCTTAAGACTCTCATTAGCATTCCCCATAGCAACTCCTATACCAGCATGCTTTATCATGCCAATATCATTCCCCCCATCTCCAAAAGCAATAATTTCAGACAAATCTATACCATAATATTCTATAATTTTATTAACTCCTACTTCTTTGCCTCCATATTTAGAATTAACATCTGCAAAATTAGGATTCCACCTGCTTGATTTAGAATTTTTTAATACGTTGCTAATTAAATACTTCTCTTTATTTTCATCTACAAAAATGTTTAATTGTAAAACTTCTTCATAATTTTTACTAATATAATTTCTAAAATCTACAGCTTCTGGAATAGGAAATTTATTATCATTATACATTTTCTTTACATCATCATCTATGTAATTAAGAAATATGCTTTTACTAGTTATAACAGTGCATAAAAAATTATCTCTATCAAGATAATCAATTAAAGCGAACAAATCATCTTTATCTAAAGAAACTCTATATATTTCTCTAAGCTTGTTATTTTTATTAATAAAGCAACTACATCCGTTTACTGTTATATACCCATCAAAATCACCCAAATCATCTATTTGAAATAAAGTCCTGCCGCTTGCTATAAATATTTTAATTCCATTTTTTTTAAGTTCTTTAATAGCTCTTTTAGATAAATCAGAAATTTTGCGGCTTTTAAAAC from Brachyspira pilosicoli includes:
- a CDS encoding chemotaxis protein CheA, which produces MDDYIKSLLKDFFEEAFEMLDRLEENILILDKDRDNVDAVQEIFRAVHTLKGSAGAVELVDTQKYAHRFEDLLDLIRDKKINVDDATIDILLKGIDILKELINCASNESVCSINIEGEIKKLDDFRNSKLGSETQSSIEDSNADKPADNKSSNKYDNLNLDNSILSAIREHKDDGLKIKLVHVKFNAESPMRTVGGVQVFVALKDKGDIVTSVPPLQDLEGDEFYQDVIYLLATPEEDEDIINDITFPETTDEIKIEEFVLEDYEKIAASKKSKEVSLAKDEKNINKDKKVDRQSSYLRVESDRIDAMMNQVGELVTNKSSYIQYDDDLSSYSKLISNSINDIKKYYRDTIVQILRKFEDYAQKKEIKDLRANYINSFNNKLSEISKIEDDFKYTLDRYRSSYQLLTRVTNELQETVMKIRMVPIAQTFNRFPRLIRDLSRDLGKEIKLEMYGEDTELDKSVIETLVDPLVHIIRNAVDHGIEMPEDRVNAGKPRVGSVILQASHEGNLIIIKISDDGKGMQPHKIFESAVKKGLVSADAKLTEQQMLEYIFAPGFSTASKITNVSGRGVGMDVVKKSLEKINGTVGIDTEYGKGSTFSLRIPLTVAIIQALIVDAEKEYYAVPINSILETIKIDPAEIQELEGTEVIKVRDEVVNILSIKELFKLPSRYTDIKSYYAVIISSEDKKVALLVNNLMGEQDIVIKTLKDAVTKSEGIAGATILGDGTVSFILDIQTIVGLGTKRIIERGKINTKNTSKNELRSFISKLKNNEIPEANELNN
- a CDS encoding NAD(P)H-dependent glycerol-3-phosphate dehydrogenase — protein: MENVAIIGAGGWGLALANIFSEKHHIKVWVHSEESYNNLNKFHKNDNYLNNIELNKEIEFSMELDEVINDAKIVIIVTPSFAFYNTCENIEPYISNDQIIISATKGLDRNSGKTMSEVARSIISGDVNILTLSGPSHAEEVAKGVPTAVVIGGEKGVSEYVRDTLTVPPKFRIYNSTDQKGVEIGGALKNIIAIAGGIVDGLHLGDNTKAALITRGLHEIVRFALSKGARIDTMYGLAGIGDLIVTCSSGLSRNNRLGRELANGKKYQDVIANSHGQVAEGVYATTAAYEYAKNNNIYMPITEAIYNILFNNANIQDTIKELMSKDAKSEGFY
- a CDS encoding Cof-type HAD-IIB family hydrolase, which produces MIKAAFFDIDGTLVSFNTHKVSDSSKEAIRLLKEKGIKVFIATGRIKKHINNIDDLVFDGYITANGFDCYIGDKSIYRHSIAREEIYSLIDYLKNKELFPCSIMMNSGIFINYVTKEVEEVSKSINLPIPAVDNYYEFLEKNIDDILQINLFVDENKEKELMSKIFKNCESSRWHPAFTDVNTKGGGKHIGIDKIIEYYGIKLEDTIAFGDGGNDITMIEHAAIGVAMGNANEGVKKIADYITDDVDNDGIFNALKHFNII
- a CDS encoding Cof-type HAD-IIB family hydrolase, with amino-acid sequence MIKAVFFDIDGTLVSFKSRKISDLSKRAIKELKKNGIKIFIASGRTLFQIDDLGDFDGYITVNGCSCFINKNNKLREIYRVSLDKDDLFALIDYLDRDNFLCTVITSKSIFLNYIDDDVKKMYNDNKFPIPEAVDFRNYISKNYEEVLQLNIFVDENKEKYLISNVLKNSKSSRWNPNFADVNSKYGGKEVGVNKIIEYYGIDLSEIIAFGDGGNDIGMIKHAGIGVAMGNANESLKKIANYITDDVDNEGVYNALKHFNII